One window from the genome of Deinococcus sp. NW-56 encodes:
- a CDS encoding N-acetylmuramoyl-L-alanine amidase yields MRRPPLRALALAGALLGPSVCSAALAAPDIFVAYPPPGHRVASDHVLLEGSVPPGATLRIGGRAAEVGPDGLFILWWPLRVGTQDLRLVSTLRGQTGTRILRVTRTVRSVLPATPTAIDAASVQPAHDHTFWDAAGDSEAERTVPVAFRGSPGGRASVRVGEGPATPLREVAPGEYRGGYVLPPTQALAAAPVTVHLTGRDGRTVTRTAAGRLSNLPGAAPQLAVQRPGTVPGRALNPADTLLTTPSGEPLLYPREGMTFRAVGRVGPDLRVRLAPGQGALVTAAQVEVRPGAPAPVLAGALRVEGLEGAPTTVVPALPLAAALPVLPPVPGPTPPTGDLRLRLPLGGIRVPFTLTQAEPGRLVLTVYGLATLPALPPSTADPLLAGLDVTTPAPGVSRLTLSLKAAQLWGFAAGYEEGDLVLSVRRPPLLDPARPLAGRVIVLDAGHGGTQNGGAGALRVPEKDLVLPITLRAAELLRAQGADVRLTRDGDVTLGLYERGLFAELEEADLLVSVHANALPDGRDPRGIRGPEVFFTHPQAQAPAAAILAALRRTLPDLGTGAGLKPGANLALTRPSGQPSLLVETGYLTDPGNLRLLMSPAGRERLAQAIASGIADFYAAQAASGVQPPVTRTR; encoded by the coding sequence ATGCGCCGCCCGCCCCTCCGTGCCCTCGCCCTGGCCGGTGCCCTGCTGGGTCCGTCCGTCTGTTCGGCCGCCCTCGCCGCGCCGGACATCTTCGTCGCCTACCCCCCGCCGGGGCACCGGGTCGCCTCCGACCACGTGCTGCTGGAGGGCAGCGTTCCGCCGGGGGCAACCCTGCGGATCGGCGGCCGGGCGGCGGAGGTCGGGCCGGACGGCCTCTTCATCCTGTGGTGGCCGCTGCGGGTGGGCACCCAGGACCTGCGGCTGGTGAGCACCCTGCGCGGGCAGACGGGCACCCGCATCCTGCGGGTCACCCGGACGGTGCGGTCGGTGCTGCCCGCCACGCCGACCGCCATTGATGCGGCCAGCGTGCAGCCCGCGCACGACCACACCTTCTGGGACGCCGCCGGGGACAGCGAGGCCGAGCGCACCGTCCCGGTGGCCTTCCGGGGGTCGCCGGGGGGCCGGGCCAGCGTGCGGGTGGGGGAGGGTCCGGCCACGCCACTCCGCGAGGTCGCGCCGGGTGAGTACCGGGGCGGGTATGTCCTGCCGCCCACGCAGGCCCTGGCCGCCGCCCCGGTCACCGTCCACCTGACCGGGCGGGACGGGCGCACGGTGACGCGAACGGCAGCGGGCCGCCTTTCCAACCTGCCCGGCGCCGCCCCGCAACTCGCCGTGCAGCGCCCCGGCACCGTGCCTGGCCGTGCGCTGAACCCGGCCGACACGCTGCTCACCACCCCCTCGGGCGAGCCGCTGCTGTACCCCCGTGAGGGCATGACCTTCCGGGCGGTGGGCCGCGTCGGGCCTGACCTGCGGGTGCGCCTCGCGCCGGGACAGGGGGCGCTGGTGACGGCGGCGCAGGTGGAGGTGCGGCCCGGTGCCCCGGCACCCGTTCTCGCCGGGGCGCTGCGGGTGGAGGGTCTGGAGGGTGCGCCCACAACGGTCGTTCCGGCCCTGCCCCTCGCCGCCGCCCTCCCGGTGCTGCCTCCGGTCCCCGGACCGACCCCGCCCACGGGTGACCTGCGCCTTCGCCTGCCGCTGGGTGGGATACGGGTGCCCTTCACGCTGACGCAGGCGGAGCCGGGGCGCCTCGTGCTCACCGTATACGGGCTGGCGACGCTGCCCGCGCTTCCACCGTCCACCGCCGATCCTTTGCTGGCTGGCCTGGACGTGACCACGCCCGCGCCCGGCGTCTCCCGCCTGACCCTGAGCCTGAAGGCCGCGCAACTGTGGGGCTTCGCGGCGGGTTATGAGGAGGGCGACCTCGTGCTGAGCGTGCGCCGCCCGCCCCTGCTGGACCCAGCGCGGCCCCTCGCCGGGCGGGTGATCGTGCTGGACGCGGGGCACGGCGGCACCCAGAACGGGGGAGCGGGGGCGCTGCGGGTGCCCGAAAAAGACCTCGTGCTGCCGATCACCCTCCGCGCCGCCGAGCTGCTGCGGGCACAGGGGGCTGACGTGCGCCTCACGCGGGACGGGGACGTGACGCTGGGACTGTACGAGCGCGGCCTCTTTGCCGAACTGGAGGAGGCCGACCTCCTCGTCTCTGTCCACGCCAACGCCCTTCCCGACGGGCGCGACCCGCGCGGCATTCGTGGCCCGGAGGTCTTCTTCACCCACCCACAGGCGCAGGCCCCGGCCGCCGCGATTCTGGCGGCGCTGCGGCGCACGCTGCCCGACCTCGGCACGGGCGCGGGCCTCAAGCCGGGGGCCAACCTCGCCCTCACGCGGCCGAGCGGACAGCCCAGCCTGCTGGTCGAGACGGGTTACCTCACCGACCCCGGCAATCTGCGGCTGCTGATGTCCCCGGCAGGGCGGGAGCGGCTGGCGCAGGCCATCGCCTCGGGAATCGCGGATTTCTATGCGGCGCAGGCGGCGAGCGGGGTTCAGCCGCCCGTCACGCGGACCCGCTAG
- a CDS encoding ankyrin repeat domain-containing protein: MSDPTRPVPDAETLAFLQDVLELVRFGDAERLRPLLERGLPANLLNQRGDSLLMLASYHGHHEAARLLLEHGADPELFNDRSQTPLGAAAFRGDRAMLELLLSHGAQVDGAGPDGRTPLMLAAMFGRGEMIEQLLAHGADPHRRDAGGFTAVEAARQMGAEETAQWLEARLGGG; the protein is encoded by the coding sequence ATGTCCGACCCCACCCGCCCCGTGCCCGACGCCGAGACCCTCGCCTTCTTGCAAGACGTGCTGGAACTGGTCCGATTCGGGGATGCCGAGCGGCTGCGGCCGCTGCTGGAGCGCGGCCTGCCCGCCAATCTGCTCAACCAGCGCGGCGACAGCCTGCTGATGCTGGCGAGCTACCACGGCCACCATGAAGCGGCCCGGCTGCTGCTGGAACACGGCGCCGACCCCGAACTCTTCAACGACCGGAGCCAGACGCCGCTGGGGGCCGCCGCCTTCCGGGGCGACCGGGCGATGCTGGAGTTGCTGCTCTCGCACGGGGCGCAGGTGGACGGAGCCGGGCCGGACGGCCGCACCCCGCTGATGCTCGCGGCAATGTTCGGGCGCGGGGAGATGATCGAGCAGCTTCTCGCCCACGGGGCCGACCCGCACCGCCGCGATGCGGGCGGCTTCACGGCGGTGGAGGCCGCCCGGCAGATGGGCGCCGAGGAAACCGCGCAGTGGCTGGAGGCGCGGCTGGGTGGGGGCTGA
- a CDS encoding arginine--tRNA ligase, which translates to MDLKAQLKAAVERAAADLGAPVDAAIQETPASKPGDYGTPAAFQMAKALGQNPAQVAAQLARTVQLPAGIARVEAAGPFLNFFVDVGAFVKAVVETPFAMPARPDKIVVEHTSVNPNKELHVGHLRNVVLGDSMARIFRAAGSRVEVQNYIDDTGRQAAEALFAVSHYGREWDGQKKYDHWLGEGYVRLNADPQKPALEEGISAVMHRLEAGELRGEIEEVVRAHLETCFRLGARYDLLNWESDVVGSGFLSQAMNILEVSRYTSRPAEGKYAGAFVMDVSEFMPGLEEPQVVLVRSDGTAMYAAKDIGYQFWKFGLFEGMKFKPFTTDPEGNTVWTSAPDGDPDTERRFGHADEVINVIDSRQDHPQTVVRSALGVAGETQKKERSIHLSYAFVTLEGQTISGRKGIAVSADDAMDEAERRALAVLAQINPDLAAREDAREIARRIGIGAIRFAMLKAEPTRILDFRWEQALALQGDTAPYVQYAAVRAANILRKAQEAGYAVDGTGADWEALPDVDLTLAKQVARLPEVVAQSVRIHSPHVVAQYALDLATAFNAWYNAKDKAGKPATNVLQSPEGLREARLALVGRLRRAFEETLDLIGIEVPAAM; encoded by the coding sequence ATGGACCTCAAGGCACAACTCAAAGCCGCCGTCGAACGGGCCGCCGCCGACCTCGGCGCCCCGGTGGACGCGGCGATTCAGGAAACGCCCGCCAGCAAGCCCGGCGACTACGGCACCCCCGCCGCCTTTCAGATGGCAAAGGCCCTGGGGCAGAACCCGGCGCAGGTGGCCGCGCAACTGGCGCGGACGGTGCAGCTTCCGGCGGGCATCGCGCGGGTGGAGGCCGCTGGCCCCTTCCTGAACTTTTTCGTGGACGTGGGGGCCTTCGTCAAGGCCGTGGTCGAGACGCCCTTCGCCATGCCCGCCCGACCCGACAAGATCGTGGTCGAGCACACCTCGGTCAACCCGAACAAGGAACTCCACGTCGGGCACCTCCGCAACGTGGTGCTGGGCGACTCCATGGCCCGCATCTTCCGGGCAGCGGGGTCGCGGGTGGAGGTCCAGAACTACATCGACGACACCGGGCGGCAGGCGGCCGAGGCCCTCTTCGCGGTGTCCCACTACGGCCGCGAGTGGGACGGCCAGAAGAAGTACGACCACTGGCTCGGCGAGGGCTACGTGCGCCTCAACGCCGATCCGCAGAAGCCCGCGCTGGAAGAAGGCATCAGCGCCGTCATGCATCGCCTAGAGGCCGGAGAATTGCGGGGCGAGATCGAAGAGGTCGTCCGGGCGCACCTGGAAACCTGCTTCCGCCTAGGCGCCCGCTACGACCTGCTGAACTGGGAGTCGGACGTGGTGGGCAGCGGCTTTCTCTCGCAGGCGATGAACATTCTGGAGGTCAGCCGCTACACCTCGCGCCCAGCGGAGGGCAAGTACGCGGGCGCCTTCGTGATGGACGTGTCCGAGTTCATGCCGGGGCTGGAGGAACCCCAGGTGGTCCTGGTGCGCTCGGACGGCACCGCGATGTACGCCGCCAAGGACATCGGCTACCAGTTCTGGAAGTTCGGCCTCTTCGAGGGCATGAAATTCAAGCCCTTCACCACCGACCCCGAGGGCAACACCGTCTGGACGAGTGCGCCGGACGGCGATCCCGACACCGAGCGGCGTTTCGGGCACGCCGACGAGGTCATCAACGTGATCGACTCGCGCCAGGACCACCCGCAGACGGTGGTGCGTTCGGCCCTGGGCGTGGCGGGCGAGACCCAGAAAAAGGAGCGGTCCATCCACCTCTCCTACGCCTTCGTCACCCTGGAAGGCCAGACCATCTCCGGACGCAAGGGCATCGCGGTCAGCGCCGACGACGCGATGGACGAGGCCGAGCGGCGGGCGTTGGCGGTCCTGGCCCAGATCAACCCCGACCTCGCCGCCCGCGAGGATGCCCGTGAGATCGCCCGGCGCATCGGCATCGGCGCGATTCGCTTCGCCATGCTCAAGGCCGAGCCGACCCGCATCCTCGACTTCCGCTGGGAGCAGGCGCTCGCGCTTCAGGGCGACACCGCGCCCTATGTCCAGTACGCCGCCGTCCGCGCCGCCAACATCCTCCGCAAGGCGCAGGAGGCCGGGTACGCGGTGGACGGCACCGGGGCCGACTGGGAGGCACTCCCCGACGTGGACCTCACCCTCGCCAAGCAGGTCGCCCGCCTGCCCGAAGTCGTGGCCCAGAGCGTCCGCATCCACTCGCCTCACGTGGTCGCCCAGTACGCGCTGGACCTTGCTACCGCCTTCAACGCCTGGTACAACGCCAAGGACAAGGCTGGAAAACCCGCCACCAACGTCCTGCAAAGCCCCGAGGGGCTGCGCGAGGCCCGGCTGGCACTGGTGGGCCGGTTGCGCCGCGCCTTCGAGGAGACGCTGGACCTGATCGGGATCGAGGTTCCGGCGGCGATGTAA
- a CDS encoding S9 family peptidase, with protein MHRLALSLLTTLAAALAVTGAAATAAVPPLPLPKKPDTVRLERVSGPSFLRVPPACYRQECALVVVSHPRGQSAERLLDSPQVSVLVEALLDVPLAVLLSDDGGESTWGSPAALAQVASLRQEAGSHFAWNGRTYALGLSMGGLLALRSALPGSPYPVGGVALIDGWADLRNAWGTALTRRAEIGHAYGLQGGEPAPDLNPLSLAEQAPRLPLFLVASPDDDVVPMTTNAVRLRNRAAPGPSQFVQLSGPHLGANRFSPKVAGQLAAFFGRLEAQATEQALRR; from the coding sequence ATGCACCGCCTCGCCCTTTCCCTGCTGACGACCCTGGCCGCCGCCCTCGCCGTGACGGGCGCGGCGGCCACCGCTGCCGTCCCTCCACTGCCCCTCCCCAAAAAGCCCGACACTGTGCGGCTGGAGCGGGTCAGCGGCCCCTCCTTCCTGCGGGTGCCGCCCGCGTGCTACCGCCAGGAGTGTGCGCTGGTGGTCGTGTCGCATCCGCGCGGCCAGAGCGCCGAACGGCTGCTGGACAGCCCCCAGGTCAGCGTGCTGGTCGAGGCCCTGCTGGACGTACCGCTGGCCGTGCTGCTCAGCGACGACGGCGGCGAGAGCACCTGGGGCAGCCCCGCCGCGCTCGCGCAGGTCGCCAGCCTGCGCCAGGAGGCGGGGTCGCACTTCGCCTGGAACGGGCGCACCTACGCGCTGGGCCTGAGCATGGGCGGACTGCTCGCGCTGCGCAGCGCCCTGCCGGGCAGCCCCTACCCGGTGGGTGGGGTGGCCCTGATCGACGGCTGGGCCGACCTGCGGAACGCCTGGGGCACCGCGCTGACCCGCCGGGCGGAAATCGGGCACGCCTACGGCCTTCAAGGTGGCGAGCCCGCCCCCGACCTCAACCCCCTGAGCCTGGCCGAGCAGGCTCCCCGGCTCCCCCTCTTCCTTGTCGCCAGCCCCGACGACGACGTGGTGCCGATGACGACCAACGCGGTGCGCCTGAGAAACCGCGCGGCCCCCGGCCCGAGCCAGTTCGTGCAGCTCAGCGGCCCGCACCTCGGCGCCAACCGCTTCTCGCCCAAGGTGGCCGGGCAGCTCGCCGCCTTTTTCGGGCGGCTGGAGGCGCAGGCGACGGAACAGGCCTTGCGGCGCTGA
- a CDS encoding acyltransferase: protein MSEPAPATPVPATSPAAPLEQGATAAPRLTAVDTFRGLTIMEVVAHHTSGMALRHAEAGSLAYELLLILNRTLHFAVPAFVFLSAVVLTRSLLKKFDLGRYFTRRVTRGAWPYLLWSALYAVWYVITTQRPPEQLADPERWSFWLLYGKASFHLYFLLVALEVYLLLPLLLPLARRRPPIGLMLGLGLAVQLGVYFLNREVLTLQFPASTVLWYLLPVLTGIGVGARLDEFPAWWRQRLPLLLGALAVVFALYLPTAVGNLKGEPTVPLHYNALNWSYSILVALTLLGAAYAWQRRGPEGGGTLRRAIATLGTVSLPIYLIHPALLQFLEYGVGIPDGGPLALALTATLYFLIALLVPMVIGRLLLGKRLGLFIFGR from the coding sequence ATGTCCGAGCCTGCTCCCGCCACGCCTGTCCCGGCCACCTCGCCTGCCGCGCCCCTGGAGCAGGGGGCCACGGCCGCCCCGCGCCTCACGGCGGTGGACACCTTCCGGGGGCTGACCATCATGGAGGTCGTGGCGCACCACACCAGCGGCATGGCGCTGCGGCACGCCGAGGCGGGGTCGCTCGCGTACGAGCTGCTGCTGATCCTCAACCGGACCCTGCACTTCGCGGTGCCCGCCTTCGTCTTTCTCTCGGCGGTGGTGCTGACCCGCAGCCTGCTCAAGAAGTTCGACCTGGGGCGGTACTTCACCCGGCGGGTCACGCGGGGGGCGTGGCCCTACCTGCTGTGGAGCGCCCTGTATGCCGTGTGGTACGTGATCACGACCCAGCGTCCGCCCGAGCAGCTCGCGGACCCGGAGCGCTGGAGCTTCTGGCTGCTGTACGGCAAGGCGAGCTTCCACCTGTATTTCCTGCTGGTGGCGCTGGAGGTCTACCTGCTGCTGCCGCTGCTGCTGCCCCTGGCCCGGCGCCGCCCCCCCATCGGGCTGATGCTGGGACTGGGACTGGCCGTCCAACTCGGGGTGTACTTCCTCAACCGCGAGGTGCTGACCCTCCAGTTTCCGGCGAGCACGGTGCTGTGGTACCTGCTGCCTGTCCTGACCGGGATCGGGGTGGGAGCGCGGCTGGACGAGTTCCCGGCGTGGTGGCGCCAGCGCCTGCCGCTGCTGCTGGGGGCGCTGGCGGTGGTCTTTGCGCTGTACCTCCCCACCGCCGTGGGCAACCTGAAGGGTGAGCCCACCGTGCCGCTGCATTACAACGCGCTGAACTGGAGCTATTCCATCCTGGTGGCGTTGACGCTGCTGGGCGCGGCCTACGCCTGGCAGCGGCGGGGGCCGGAGGGCGGGGGGACGCTGCGGCGGGCCATCGCCACGCTGGGCACCGTCAGCCTGCCCATCTACCTGATTCACCCCGCGCTGCTGCAATTTCTGGAGTACGGGGTGGGGATTCCCGACGGCGGCCCCCTCGCCCTCGCGCTGACGGCGACCCTGTACTTCCTGATCGCGCTGCTGGTCCCGATGGTGATCGGGCGCCTGCTGCTGGGCAAGCGGCTGGGGCTGTTTATCTTCGGGCGCTGA
- a CDS encoding prephenate dehydrogenase, which produces MADSASLTSSPVPFERAAIAGVGLIGGSVALGLRERLLARRVVGYDASMDVLREAEALGVVDEVQATPGEWLRGCDLVVLAAPMGALGPLARELAPFLSPDALVTDVGSVKTGIAAELDALGVRGFVPGHPMAGSERGGVTHARAALLENAVWVLTPTEHTSLTALSRARQLVEGLGAAPVVMPPEAHDSLVATVSHLPYLVSLALTHLVARDERLSLLAAGGFRDLTRVASGDPRMSRDMVVENREALREALARFRRGLERLEADLERPGDLLAAAAEGKRTRDSLPVVRRSLLPPRHDLVVAMPDRPNQIGAVTQALGAAGVNIKDIEVLAIREEGGALRLGLESAADVARAADLLRAAGYEVRGRG; this is translated from the coding sequence ATGGCCGATTCCGCCTCTCTCACGTCCTCCCCGGTTCCTTTCGAGCGTGCGGCCATCGCGGGCGTGGGCCTGATCGGGGGCAGCGTGGCGCTGGGGCTGCGCGAGCGGCTGCTGGCGCGGCGGGTTGTCGGCTACGACGCCAGCATGGACGTGCTGCGCGAGGCCGAGGCGCTCGGCGTGGTGGACGAGGTTCAGGCGACGCCGGGCGAGTGGCTGCGCGGCTGCGACCTCGTGGTCCTCGCTGCGCCGATGGGGGCGCTGGGGCCGCTGGCCCGCGAGCTGGCCCCCTTTCTGTCGCCGGACGCGCTGGTGACCGATGTGGGCAGTGTCAAGACCGGCATCGCCGCCGAACTCGACGCGCTGGGGGTACGGGGCTTCGTGCCGGGGCATCCGATGGCGGGCAGCGAGCGCGGCGGGGTCACGCACGCGCGGGCGGCGCTGCTGGAAAACGCGGTGTGGGTCCTCACGCCCACCGAGCACACCTCGCTGACGGCGCTCAGCCGCGCCCGGCAACTCGTGGAGGGGCTGGGGGCCGCCCCGGTGGTCATGCCGCCCGAGGCGCACGACAGCCTGGTGGCGACCGTGAGCCACCTCCCCTATCTCGTGAGCCTCGCGCTGACGCACCTCGTGGCGCGGGACGAGCGGCTGAGCCTGCTCGCGGCGGGGGGTTTTCGCGACCTCACGCGGGTGGCGAGTGGGGACCCCCGGATGAGCCGCGACATGGTGGTGGAGAACCGGGAGGCCCTGCGCGAAGCCCTGGCCCGTTTCCGCCGGGGGCTGGAGCGGCTGGAGGCCGATCTGGAGCGGCCCGGCGACCTCCTCGCCGCCGCCGCCGAGGGCAAGCGCACGCGCGACAGCCTGCCGGTGGTGCGGCGCAGCCTGCTGCCGCCCCGGCACGACCTCGTGGTCGCCATGCCCGACCGGCCCAACCAGATCGGGGCAGTGACGCAGGCGCTGGGGGCCGCGGGCGTGAACATCAAGGACATCGAGGTGCTCGCTATCCGCGAGGAGGGCGGGGCACTGCGGTTGGGATTGGAAAGTGCCGCCGACGTGGCGCGGGCAGCCGACCTGCTGCGGGCGGCCGGGTACGAGGTGCGGGGGCGAGGCTAG
- a CDS encoding glycosyltransferase family 2 protein: MSSPVPSPVPRVAVVIPAYNEEETVATVVRTALELTPEVVVASDGSADRTADVARAAGARVVALRENRGKGPALKAALEATQAEFVVMLDADLMGLTREHLEQLLAPVLAGDLDMAIGVFEGGGSFASDWGNRLTPNLSGQRACRRDWLLSVPRLGEERWPEPPITDWLRETGARWGYVELGQVRQVLKETKRGFWKGARARTRMYADLLTYRRRKRRG; encoded by the coding sequence ATGTCGTCGCCCGTTCCCTCCCCCGTTCCCCGTGTGGCCGTCGTGATTCCGGCGTACAACGAGGAAGAAACCGTGGCGACCGTGGTGCGGACCGCGCTGGAACTCACCCCGGAGGTCGTCGTGGCGAGCGACGGCAGCGCCGACCGCACCGCCGACGTCGCGCGGGCGGCGGGGGCGCGGGTGGTGGCGCTGCGCGAGAACCGGGGCAAGGGTCCGGCGCTCAAGGCGGCGCTGGAGGCCACCCAAGCCGAGTTCGTGGTCATGCTGGACGCCGACCTGATGGGGCTGACGCGGGAGCATCTGGAGCAGCTTCTGGCGCCCGTGCTGGCGGGCGACCTCGACATGGCGATCGGGGTGTTCGAGGGAGGCGGCAGTTTCGCGAGCGACTGGGGGAACCGCCTGACCCCCAACCTCAGCGGGCAGCGGGCCTGCCGCCGCGACTGGCTGCTCTCGGTGCCCCGGCTGGGCGAGGAACGCTGGCCCGAGCCGCCCATCACCGACTGGCTGCGCGAGACGGGCGCCCGCTGGGGCTACGTGGAGCTGGGGCAGGTGCGGCAGGTGCTCAAGGAAACCAAGCGCGGTTTCTGGAAGGGGGCGCGTGCCCGCACCCGGATGTATGCCGACCTGCTGACCTACCGCCGCCGCAAACGCCGGGGGTAG